A stretch of Candidatus Auribacterota bacterium DNA encodes these proteins:
- a CDS encoding transposase — MDASAVNPLGYDLFIGLDVDKKSYSLTVEDRYNLEKSYKMPANPESFYTFIQNKYFSKKILYVYEAGCTGYRLHDYLTEQREQCFVISPNSIPRASNDKVKTNRIDSKKLCELLKGGLLKPIRVPQGEYRELRHLVNIRKNYARKQKMAKQQIEGLIPRPNFGGGGGNRSRFVQNTCPYGSLGVCASETGSWRHATGGAGSIRRPQPQKYEE, encoded by the coding sequence ATGGACGCTTCAGCAGTCAATCCTCTCGGTTATGATCTTTTCATCGGTCTCGATGTCGATAAAAAAAGTTACTCCTTAACAGTAGAAGATAGATACAATCTTGAGAAATCGTACAAGATGCCAGCAAATCCTGAATCTTTCTATACGTTTATTCAAAACAAATATTTTTCAAAGAAGATTCTCTATGTGTATGAAGCTGGTTGTACAGGCTATAGATTGCACGACTATCTCACTGAACAACGCGAGCAATGCTTTGTCATATCACCAAATTCAATACCACGAGCGAGTAATGATAAAGTGAAGACTAATCGTATTGACTCTAAGAAGCTATGCGAACTGCTCAAAGGCGGACTTTTAAAGCCGATACGTGTCCCGCAAGGAGAATACCGTGAACTCCGCCATTTAGTGAATATACGAAAGAACTATGCGAGAAAGCAGAAGATGGCTAAACAACAGATCGAGGGGCTCATCCCACGGCCAAATTTTGGTGGTGGTGGCGGGAATAGAAGTCGATTCGTACAAAATACCTGTCCTTACGGCTCGCTGGGTGTATGCGCGAGCGAGACAGGTAGCTGGAGACATGCAACGGGTGGGGCTGGCAGTATAAGGCGCCCCCAACCCCAAAAGTACGAAGAATAG